Genomic DNA from Cydia splendana chromosome 14, ilCydSple1.2, whole genome shotgun sequence:
AGATGTCTAAAATTGGTTCCGGAGGGACGAGCTTATTATTTCTACGTGCGCTTTtacaatattcaaataattttatattcttTCTGACAAAAATTGAAATTTCTAGAAATGAAATTTATGTAAGAAGTGGTTTGAAAGTGATACGCTTCGACTCTTGGGAGTTTTACCTACTTtccaagtatttttttattattattttacgatTAGCAATGAAATTGATTTGTGAAATAATGTCCATTCTGTCGCCATGTGGTAAATAAAAGTATCTCCAGATTACATAAATAAGAAACTTGTCACCCCAATTCGTTCAGCGAAAGTTACCTCAAGATATATTACAAATTTATTATTCTGCTCTGATTAAATTTGGcctgattgaaaaaaaaaacaaacaaaataaaattttcaaaatcaCGTATATTTCTCCTTCAATTCTCTCCTCAATATTTTCCCTGTAGCACTTTTCGGCAAACTATCCACAAACTTAACATCATTAATCCTTTTATATGAAGCTACTCTCTCCTTCACAAAGCCGCAGATGTCTGTAGGAAGGACTTCATGTCCTTTCTTAAGGACGATAAAGGCTTTTGGTTCTTCCCCGTTCGTTTTGTGCGGAACCCCGATGACGGCAGCGTCGGCGACGGATGGGTGGTCCCGTAGGACTGCTTCTAGCTCCGCTGGGGGTACTTGGAAACCTTTAACCTGGAGGAAAGAAATTGATGGGTCGGTGAGGAATTTATCAGTATATTGTTAGATAAAAGCCTCTCAGAGGCGTCTTCAGGCCACTTTGCGTGACTGTGGGTTAGTTAGTACGAGAGAACGATTATTGAAACGATTCCGTTGCCGCCATTGCCGGGTGTCGCGATTGGACCGCTTTTCCTTTCGCTTAAAGGGCATTTTTTAAGATGAATAATGGCAACACGTCACATCGACGTAAGATTTCCTTTTGACCTTAGGAACGACTGGCTCTTTTCTGTTTCcagaaaataaataatggttgtgaaaaaaaaatattacgattTAGAGCTAAATTGTCATCACATTGTTGATCGCGTATAAGGGCGATTATAATTGCATCGTCATGGTACAATAAACTCACATTGTATTATATTGTTACCTTAATGAGTTCCTTCAATCTGTCAGCAATGGTAACTATTCCTTGCTCGTCGGCAACCGCCAGATCCCCGGTTCTGAACCATCCGTCTTCGGTGAATGACTCGCTATTGGCTTTGTCGTTGTCTTTGTAGCCCTTCATCACTTGAGGACCTCGAACTAGGAGCTCACCTTTCTGCAAGTCCCCGTAATGAATTACTAGGGTTTTTGGGTGGTAGACAGTTACTTTTTATTAAGTATGAACAAGTTTGTTGGTGTATGGACACCAACAAACTTGTTCATGACAGGCAACTGGGAAAAGACATTGATGTAGCCTTTGGTAGTCAACCATCGTCATCTGAGCCAGAGTCAGTAGACGTACAGTGGCGTGCCTTTGCCACAAAGCTGTACGAAATCTCCTCCGAGACGATTGGAAAACCGCCCAAACAACATAAGGACTGGTTCGATAACTCTGACCCTGAAATTATGTGTCTTGTAGAAGAATATAGGCTTGCACTCAAATCTACAACAAATACACAGGTTATAAGGGCTGCTCAACGACTTTTAAAAGCGAAAGTGCGCGAGCAAAAAGATAAATGGTGGAATGAGCAAGCGAATGAATTGCAACACCTTGCTGATACAAATCAAACGGGCAGATTCTTTCAGGGTATTCAAGCGGTTTTCGGCCCGAAATGTAGGAAAATAGCACCTATTTATTCGCGTGACAAGGAAAGACGTCTCACAGACAAGCACGAGGTGCTAGCTCGTTGGGCAGAACACTTTAAAGACGTCTTAAACCCTGTCACCCAAAGCGTTGATTTAGCCTACATACGTACCTTGAAGAACCAGCCTTTATCAGATAACCTTGCTCTACCTCCGGATTACAACGAGTACGTTGCGGCAGTGAggaaacttaaaaataataagacACCAGGATCAGACAGCCTTCCCGCAGAGATCTTTAAGTACACCGGACCAAACGTTAACAACAGGTTGTTTGAACTGTTACTGAGGATTTGGGAATCAGAAACTGTTCCTCAAGATTGGAGAGATGCCTCTATTTGTAAACTGTACAAGGGAAAGGGTCAGATTTCTGACTGCGGTTCTTATAGAGGCATCTCCCTTCTATCCACTGCCGGTAAAATCTTAGCGCATATACTTAACACCCGCCTAGGTTGCCTAGCAGAACAGCTCTTGCCGGAGAGCCAGTGCGGTTTTCGACCTTATAGGGGCACTATTGATGCTATATTTGTTCTAAAACAAATCCAAGAAAAAAGCTTAGAACAAAATTGTCCCCTAGATATGTGCTTTGTAGACCTTGAAAAGGCTTTCGACCGCGTGCCGCGCGAGGCTCTCTGGCTTGTTTTGCAAAAAACTGGGTGTCCCGAGAAGTTCGTTAACTTAGTCAAACAGTTTCATGAAAATATGATGGCTACAGTTCGACATGAAAGAGAGTTTTCGGAACATTTTCCAGTCACCAGCGGAGTCAAACAAGGTTGTGTGATGGCTCCAACTCTTTTTGCGTTGTATTTCTCCACAGTGCTTGAGGACTCACTTCTTGCGTGCTCTGGACAAATACAACTTAGCGTTCGTTCTGACAAAAGTGTATTCGACCTGTCTCGATTTAAGTCTAAAACGAAAACCACAAAGCTCTCCGTTCTCGAGATTCTCTATGCCGACGACGTTTGCTTGATGGCCGATAGCATGGAAGCGCTTCAGTCCTACATGGATGCTCTGCAAAGGTCGTGCCTTAGATTTGGCTTAGTAATAAGCATATCCAAGACTCAAGTGCTTAAACAACCAGCTCGTAATTGTGAAGCGGACACTTCCAACCTAACTATAGAAGGGAAACCCCTAACCGAAGTGTCCTCTTTCAAGTATCTTGGGAGCCAGATCAGAAAGGATAACAGACTAGCCTCCGAGATCCCATCTAGGATTGCTAAGGCTGCGTCCACTTTCGGTCGGTTAACGCATCGTGTCTGGGGATCGCATGATCTAAAGCTGCAGACGAAGTTGTCGGTGTACAAAGCCATGGTTCTTCCGATTCTTTTGTATGCTTCGGAAACATGGTGTTTGTACAAAGGCGACATTCGCTTGCTAGACACGTTCCACTTACGTTGTCTACGTTCCATTCTGCGTATAAAATGGCAAGATCGCGTTCCCAACACTGAAGTACTTCGTCGTTGCAAGATGCCTGGCATAGAGGCACTCTTGATGAAGGGTCAGCTAAGATGGTGTGGGCATGTTTGGCGTATGTGTGATTGCAGACTACCGAAAGCCGTTTTCTACTCCCAGCTATCTGCTGGTAAACGGAAGCAGGGTGGGCAGCACCTACGTTACAAGGATGTGCTTAAGCGCCACCTAACTGCCTGCGGTATACCACCTGACAAATGGGAGGAGCTTGCTTCTCAGCGGCCAGAATGGCGTTCTCGCGTTAAGATGAGCGTAAAGAACTTTGAAGACGCTCGTCTCACTGATCTTGATGCGAAACGTCAAATACGTAAATCCCGGCCGAAACCCTCCTATAATTATACTTACAATAATTCTGGTCAACTTTACTGCCCCACCTGCGACAGactttttaaaagtaagttcgGCTTTGCCAGCCATATCAGAGCTCACGCTCGTAATTAGCTAGGGTCGCCGTTGCCGATTACGGCATGgataactatatatatatatatattaagtaTGATCTTGTACAGGTAGTTAAATAATGGATGGACGACTGGTGGACACTGGTGGAAGgtgcaaaaaattataaacgttAGTATTATTAACAACATTCCCAAAATTTTACACAATTTCCCGTGTCCAAAGTTACATTCTTTAGATGTGCTTAAATATTGTTTAGTAAAAGTCAGATCAAGATTCAAGAGACATCTAAGCCCTCTTTATAGTATGTAACTAATGTACCTTTGCTAGCTTTTGTCAGCAATTTAAGAATTATGGGACAAATTTTGAGAAGTTATATATGTGTCAGACTTATTTCAGATGAATGTcagacggatggacagacagacatggcgaatcTATAAGAATTCCATGTTACTTAACTCAGAAACTCTACAAATGTACAATTCTTCAATCTTACCTCGTTTGGGCCCAGACACTGAAGATTCTGATCCACGATCATAAGGTCCGTGTTAGGAAGAGGAAGCCCTACGCAGGAAAAGTTTTCCAGACCCTTAGGGGTCATCGTGACCACGGGTGATGTCTCTGTGAGTCCATAACCTTGTCTGAGATCCATTTTTCTCTGAAAACAAGATAAGATATgaataacggcctcctagcctaggaGGCCGTGGAGCCGTATAGgatgtgtgttcatcacaaatatttgttcctgagttatggatgttttctatgtatataagtatttatttatatctatgtgtatattatattatatcgtcatctagtacccacaacacaagccttattgagcttactgtgggactaggtcgatctgtgtaaaaattgtcctataatatttatttatttatttatatatacaagGTTATCTGACTTTAATAATTGgacataaatatttaaaagacATCTTATTTGTTAGGTTAGGTGTCTTAAACACAGACACACGTAGAAGAAATAATTGGAGGCAGGTATGAGATAATAACCGATATAAGATTTTGTCATAACCGGTTATTTGCTTCTATAATAATTTCTTTGTCTCTCAATCAATAATAAATCACTGACTACCATCTCGTACAACTTCGCAGCATTTACCTGCTAATGAGATTCTGATTCTGACATTGCTACTGTTACAATTCGATTTTAGTGGAGCCATATAGGAGGCCTTAACCATGAATCAATCTTATCTTTATCTTCGCCTGCCTTGATATAAATTTTACCTTGGCTTTCTCAATGAACCTTTCTGCATCAGAGGCTGCTAGTGGCGCCGCTCCGTTGACGATTATCTCCAGGTTTTGGAATGTCTTTGAAGACCCGGCTGGATGCGAAGTCATCATCAATACTGAAATAAGATAAACACTCAATTTAAGACAACAAAAATGTCAAGGCATTCAAAGGTTTGAATCGTCATCATGATTCTCTACATCTTCACGTTATTATTTAGTCTTCAGAGAATCAACCAGCCTTCCTAAGGTTTACTCTTGTTACCATTTCTGCCATGGCCAGATGGTTTAAGAGTTGGTGATGTCAGCCTTTTTCTCTCATTTATGGCATATTTAAATCTATAAAAGattatatatttacttatagGAGGAGCTGCAAACAAGATATTCGCCTTGTAGTTTTCCAAAGCCTTAAGAAACACTTGAGGCTCAAACTTAGGCAGAGTCACCAACTTGGTGCCCTGGGAAAGCTTATGGAACATTATCACCTCCGCCCCGTAGATGTGGAAGAATGGAAGTACAGCCATCACAGTGTCCTGATGCGTCGCtggaaaataaaaacataaattgtatttttaagaTGTGGTGTAAATGCCATGATATTaaaatttacataaattaaCTCTGAAATTAAACTCTGACCAAAACAGTTCGTAAATAGCAACTTACGATAAATatgcataataaaatattaaaataaaattagcttTTATAATAGTTACATTTTTATCACCATAATCATACAATTACCTGTTGTATCATTATACGCCCTTGTTAGAGGGTCATTAAGTTGCTCCATATTGGCCACTAAATTGGCATTCGTCAGCTCTACTCCTTTAGGTACTCCCGTAGTACCACTAGAATATGGCAGAAAACATACGTCTTTAGCTGTCCTTTTCACTCCTTTCAAGCATGATAAATCCGCATGGACATCTTCACTTAGGTCATTGAAAACTATAGTGTAATCTGGCGTTGCAGTACTGTCAGTCTTTACTACAATGATAGGTAAATCTAATTTGGCCATTTTTAAAGCATTCTTCACTACGTCTACTGTTTCCGCTAATGTGACTATGATTTTGGCGCCGGAAAGTAGCAGTTGTCGCTGGACTTCATctgaaaaaatattacaacttttaaattttatggCAGCCATATTGAATTCATAGTCCATCAAGTCCGATTAACGACGTAAACTAAACTTACGGGCTGTATAAATAGGGTTGATACTGGTAATGACAGCACCAGCGCCCAGTATTCCCAAGGCCACGAGGGGATAGTCAGGCACGTTGGGCAGCATGACGGCCACGGCGTCACCGTCGCGCACGCGCAGCTTGCCGCGCAGGTTCGCCGCGAAGGTGGAAGATAGCTTGAAGCCCTGTGAGTACGTGTAGTCTCGCCCTGTAGAGCCGCACACCTGGAAATAATTATCACGGTCGTTGTTCAGACTTCAACCACCTTAAAGCGAGACATATCTCCTGAGCTAGCCGTTTGCCCAGTTTAAGCTTGTCGTTTCCTAGCTCGGAAACGACTAAAGTGTTTGCTAATCCCATAACGTGTTGTTACGGAAACTATCAGCTTAtggtttttaggtttttttttcgtcTTGGTTACGTTCTTATCTTACCAATAGATCTTTTTATGTAGTTGTCAATGGTTTCGACTCTAATCTAAAATCTATAACATCGGGAGTCCCCCAAGGCTCACATCTAGCACCTTTTCTTTTCAACATATTTATAAACGACAtcgcacaattttatttataataaacgcGACACCATTCCTATTTGCAGACGATCTCAAATTCATcaaagttgtaaattcaacacaAGACACTGTATTGCTTCAAGAAGATATCAATAGACTGGTCAATTGGTGCACTGTCAATGGCATGAATTTGAATAGTAATAAATGCTATCATCTCAAATTTACGCGTAATATTAACATTCGGCAATCATCTTATTACATAGACGACGAAATAATAGAGGAAGTCACCCACGTTAAAGATCTTGGTGTAATATTTGACCAAAAGCTCTCGTTTATCCCTCATGTAGATGccattacaaaaaaagcttCTAAAATGCTGGGTTTCGTGATTCGAAATAGTAAGACCTTCCGTAAGATCACAACTAAGAAACTTTTATATTATACCTTAGTACGAAGCATTTTAGAATACTGTAGCGTAGTTTGGCGACCACACTTTGCGACCCATAACTTGAGAATGGAAAGGATACAAAAACGCTTTGTATGGCATTTAGCAAGAACAACCGGGATGGCAAAGAAAATTAGGTCCTACCAGAAACGCTTAAAACACTTTAAATTACCATCGTTATCTCAACGCCAAGATAGTTTAGACCTATCATTTTTATACAAGCTATTGAGAAATCAAATGGATTGCCCCCAACTATTAGAGAAAATTCATTTCAGAGCTCCGCATAGATATCCACGCACTCCAATAAAACCCCTAAACACTCCTTTTCGTAAAACTATTCTCGGTAAAAACTCCCCTATTCCCCGCCTAAGTAGATTATTTACTTCGACTCTTTGAGTAAATTCCGGACTAACACCCAAGAATCACTGTATGTTATCGTGATATTTTGCTTTTTTCTGCATTCTTCCTCTTAATTTCTGTACTACTATATATTAGTATAATTAAATAACATGTAAGATCATATAAATACCTATCACTCAACACATAAGTTGGCAAGGAACTTGCGTGGTGACTCTCTGGTGGAGAGTAGCTGAATTCTTGGACTAAaacctaattttaaaatatctacaCATTTGATTTATAAATCAGCTCCACCCAGCCAAGCATTCAGCCGCTTTGTGGCCAACCACAGCATCTTCTCGATCACCATCCACCTCGATGGAACCGTAGAATTACAACGTATTTCCGTTTcccattttatttagtttcttaattttattaatttaattttaagtctACACATGTGGTGTGTACCTATAATTAGCTGTGCATTAAACTTAAGACACCTATCGAATGTACCTATACCCAACAATGTATCATTGTAACCGCTGTTGGCAGacctattaataaaataaaaaataaaattattgagaTGTTAAAGAAGACCTAGGATCTATACACCGCCTATTGATCACCTCTGCTTGATTTTCTGTATTACTGCATTGGTTTCTTttttgaggtgtgcaataaaaagTGTTTGTATTGTATCTATCGGTAGTAGTAGTATACAAGCACTTTCATTGTTTCTGTCTTCATACTCCACTTATAGAAGGTTGGTAGACTCGGTAGAGCAGAAGAAGCCAAGCTCTTCCTTTCAGACATGTGCCTGAGCGagtacatatttaaatacaataacCGTTCTTGCCCTATAACGGTCTTCCTAACCAAAAATTGTATGTGTTGCTATTCCCCACATCGACCTTAGTGACTTCTTCTTTAGACTATACAGAACGGgcattatacatatatgctATTTCTATTTTTTCACTGTCGTTTTGAAGACGTGGCCATACTCACCGCCATTGTTTTTTCCGACCATTTCTCCAAATTCTGCCACAAATACTCATATACAGTAACATTTGGCACTTCTATGGGTTTCAAAGGCGACTTTATAATGCGTTCCTGTGTCCACGGGCTTCCGCTGAGTTTTCTCGAACTTATGCCGGAGGGAAAAATTTTAGTTGCGGTAAGAGTCCGATTTGCCATGAGGAAAGATTTCGACCCCATGGTTGATGTAGAGTTCGAAATTGATTATCTGGAAGGAGTTTCAAGTTAAAACAAACTTTCATAGATAGGGAAAATTACATGCTGTAGGAGGTTTTAGTTACTTGTCATGGTACAGAATTTACTTGCATGTTACCCCATTCCGATTATAATTTCTTTAAGTTTTGATTTTTTCGATTATCATAAATTTGTTTCGTAAGTCCCTACTCTAAGAAGCTGGCAGTAAGAagttttttacaaacttttaaaccgacttccaaatctcaaaaggaggaggttatcaattcggttgtatgtttttttatgtttgttactccatatctccgtcattactgcaccgattttgaaaattctttttttgtttgtatgtatatacatacagataggtcccgtttttgtcaaaacccagatttgatgatgggatccatgaggaattgcaggaactcctcaaatcttaaaggcatacatatagtgattttttgtttttatttacaactcaagcatatacattcaataaagtaacatttgatgaagtggaactggtgatgatgatcagaacgggaCTCTTTAACGATGCATAGTTcccgtttggcgatttgtcctcttcgttatgtttgttaagcaagttaagtttttaagccacatttttgtcaagctcgagttctgatgatgggatccatgagggaactcctcaaatcttaaaggcatgcatatagagttttttgtattttcatcagaaaatcaagcgttttcgttaaaaactgtcgcatttgatgaagtgg
This window encodes:
- the LOC134796710 gene encoding uncharacterized protein LOC134796710 — its product is MGSKSFLMANRTLTATKIFPSGISSRKLSGSPWTQERIIKSPLKPIEVPNVTVYEYLWQNLEKWSEKTMAVCGSTGRDYTYSQGFKLSSTFAANLRGKLRVRDGDAVAVMLPNVPDYPLVALGILGAGAVITSINPIYTAHEVQRQLLLSGAKIIVTLAETVDVVKNALKMAKLDLPIIVVKTDSTATPDYTIVFNDLSEDVHADLSCLKGVKRTAKDVCFLPYSSGTTGVPKGVELTNANLVANMEQLNDPLTRAYNDTTATHQDTVMAVLPFFHIYGAEVIMFHKLSQGTKLVTLPKFEPQVFLKALENYKANILFAAPPIILMMTSHPAGSSKTFQNLEIIVNGAAPLAASDAERFIEKAKRKMDLRQGYGLTETSPVVTMTPKGLENFSCVGLPLPNTDLMIVDQNLQCLGPNEKGELLVRGPQVMKGYKDNDKANSESFTEDGWFRTGDLAVADEQGIVTIADRLKELIKVKGFQVPPAELEAVLRDHPSVADAAVIGVPHKTNGEEPKAFIVLKKGHEVLPTDICGFVKERVASYKRINDVKFVDSLPKSATGKILRRELKEKYT